In Leishmania mexicana MHOM/GT/2001/U1103 complete genome, chromosome 24, a genomic segment contains:
- a CDS encoding putative translation initiation factor IF-2 has translation MRRRATCYFHATGVALHTRRDGALFLLPSVLDSKTFAKLANRQGAKLELQLYEEMTRASPHLHSRAFLDQAKEQARELCSPLTTLQREEVESTMAQKYKLTDDRLVTCLVPYQLGANILLSRLPPKVREESLRELKSEEAARQSGSPPGPNKWIQWYEADVYVSTGKKYLKRISTRRQRRIPVFAVMGHVNHGKTALLDALQGSRIGAVEPHHITQSIRAFTIQRPGGDNDLFTFIDTPGHHIFVETRFHVQLIADVIALVISVAEGIGSQTHETIKVALNVDKPVIVVLNKLDLLSDALTAEKAVRRILGELYYMGLDVHLLQREKDVEALATKASTACCSSRGSSLTDLRPQAEYFAPMKTVDPEYKGSKRHPQVHLLRKSYGVCVSAETGAHIPLLWRVLQLCRDCAPPTCLSNSVGHTEHNAAVQAVVLESSKHLFDEEGFRLNRKRQQIQRSIDLKQEKRSKVFEQRSPRSRLNSSYNSGKTQSTRQNRTSSSSLVITAIVQEGVLTEGMHFIADQAEGQVHALVDYWGNRVEKAYPGMAVTLIDKNSMSGCPGAGIHVLSMTDLASRVRVQAYRQRLQWYAEIFTTKLHYLRPRGMDVSFAHLGDYGQLGITDSLECQLLYGPPQKPSEEQRGPEALPPGASASDESIGAYLAARNRESESNALQASSVGSVALPDGATKRLTQGIMSEDDEEVLKATWQSAQLQRQITSQKEYEEHVAQCVQVGVLIKVDSWHTARMLHREISRLGTRKVYFQVVGARFGPLQVSDIIYFMQAVKVIVCFRTPLSASSDLDSYIENANVWVLQTDHFSDVVLFMKWCAVAMHKEKVLDEIDGDESGPRPRIVVDSKKPEADSGGPKGSKSQRQRLLLYDDDDDDEFWST, from the coding sequence ATGCGACGCCGCGCTACCTGCTACTTCCATGCAACAGGAGTTGctctgcacacgcgccgagATGGCGCCCTGTTTCTACTGCCGTCAGTATTAGACTCCAAGACATTTGCCAAGCTGGCAAACCGCCAAGGAGCAAAACTGGAACTTCAGCTTTACGAGGAGATGACGAGAGCCTCACCACACCTACACTCCCGTGCCTTTCTCGACCAGGCGAAGGAGCAGGCAAGAGAACTATGCTCGCCACTCACTACGCTGCAAAGGGAGGAGGTCGAGTCCACTATGGCGCAGAAGTACAAGCTCACAGATGATCGACTTGTCACCTGCTTAGTTCCCTACCAGCTCGGGGCCAAcatcctcctctcccgtCTACCTCCCAAGGTCAGGGAGGAATCTCTCCGGGAATTGAAGTCTGAAGAAGCAGCCAGGCAGAGTGGGTCTCCTCCTGGACCGAACAAATGGATCCAATGGTATGAAGCCGACGTTTACGTCTCAACCGGCAAGAAGTACTTGAAGCGCATCAGCACCCGTCGACAGCGTCGCATTCCTGTCTTTGCTGTCATGGGACATGTAAATCACGGCAAGACTGCCTTACTCGATGCCTTGCAGGGGTCGCGCATCGGTGCTGTAGAGCCTCATCACATCACGCAGTCCATTCGGGCGTTCACGATACAAAGGCCAGGCGGCGACAACGATCTCTTTACCTTTATCGACACTCCGGGGCACCACATTTTTGTCGAAACTCGGTTTCACGTGCAGCTGATAGCTGACGTCATCGCGTTGGTCATCTCGGTTGCCGAAGGGATCGGAAGTCAAACTCACGAGACGATCAAGGTCGCCCTCAACGTTGACAAGCCGGTGATCGTAGTCTTGAACAAGCTTGATCTCTTGTCCGACGCGCTCACTGCCGAGAAGGCAGTGCGGCGCATCCTAGGAGAGCTGTACTATATGGGGCTCGACGTGCACCTGTTGCAAAGGGAGAAGGATGTTGAGGCGTTGGCGACCAAGGCGTCGACCGCTTGTTGCAgtagccgcggcagcagtctCACAGATTTGCGTCCGCAAGCTGAATACTTTGCACCAATGAAGACGGTCGATCCGGAGTATAAAGGCAGCAAGCGGCACCCACAAGTGCACCTGCTCCGCAAAAGCtacggtgtgtgtgtctctgctgAAACCGGAGCTCATATTCCCCTCCTGTGGCGCGTTCTGCAGCTTTGTCGAGATTGTGCACCCCCAACATGTCTCAGCAATTCCGTTGGGCACACCGAACACAACGCCGCCGTTCAAGCCGTCGTGTTGGAGTCTTCCAAGCACCTGTTCGATGAAGAGGGCTTTCGATTGAACCGCAAGCGCCAGCAGATCCAGCGGAGCATCGATCTGAAGCAGGAGAAACGCTCAAAGGTGTTTGAGCAACGAAGTCCTCGGTCGCGGCTCAACTCCTCATACAACAGCGGCAAAACGCAGTCCACACGGCAGAATCGGACCAGCTCGTCGTCCCTGGTAATCACGGCCATCGTCCAGGAGGGCGTTCTAACTGAGGGAATGCACTTTATCGCCGATCAGGCGGAGGGTCAGGTACACGCATTGGTCGACTACTGGGGCAATCGTGTTGAGAAGGCGTACCCCGGGATGGCCGTTACGCTTATCGACAAGAACAGCATGAGCGGGTGCCCCGGCGCCGGAATCCATGTGCTGTCCATGACGGACCTCGcttcgcgcgtgcgcgttcAAGCGTATCGCCAACGGCTGCAGTGGTACGCTGAGATTTTTACGACAAAGCTGCACTACCTCCGCCCACGGGGGATGGACGTGTCTTTCGCTCATCTGGGTGACTACGGTCAACTCGGCATCACCGACTCGCTTGAATGCCAACTGCTGTACGGACCGCCGCAAAAGCCCTCCGAGGAGCAGAGGGGACCGGAGGCGCTACCCCCAGGGGCCTCGGCGAGCGATGAGTCCATTGGCGCGTACCTCGCGGCGAGGAATCGAGAGTCTGAATCAAACGCTCTCCAAGCTTCCTCGGTGGGGTCTGTTGCACTCCCGGACGGCGCAACGAAGCGCTTGACGCAGGGAATCATGAGCGAAGACGATGAAGAGGTGCTCAAGGCTACGTGGCAGagtgcgcagctgcagcggcagatcACATCCCAAAAGGAATACGAGGAGCACGTTGCACAGTGTGTCCAGGTGGGTGTCTTAATCAAGGTAGATTCATGGCACACCGCCCGCATGCTACACCGCGAAATCTCTCGTCTCGGCACGCGCAAGGTTTATTTTCAAGTCGTCGGCGCGCGTTTCGGGCCTCTGCAGGTGAGCGACATCATTTACTTCATGCAGGCGGTGAAGGTCATTGTGTGCTTCCGTACGCCTCTTTCTGCGTCCAGCGACCTGGACAGCTACATCGAGAACGCCAACGTGTGGGTGCTCCAGACCGATCACTTCTCCGACGTGGTTCTCTTCATGAAGTGgtgcgcggtggcgatgcACAAGGAGAAGGTGCTCGATGAAATTGACGGCGACGAGTCGGGCCCTCGTCCTCGAATTGTTGTGGACTCGAAGAAGCCGGAGGCGGACAGCGGGGGTCCGAAGGGATCTAAGTCGCAGAGGCAAAGGCTTCTCCTGtacgatgacgacgacgatgacgagtTTTGGAGCACGTAG
- a CDS encoding putative histone deacetylase, which yields MSSPEQLPALSAGGSPSSGGASSHHSPHEASLPFPASAITGDASAESPRASSVPPSSTASEESAATSPLERKPDAAASRPGRRKVVYFVDHSVTAIAYAEGHLMRPSRVRALHALVHSLGLDSAEYMTVCHARPATAEEMGAFHRSAYLECLRQAPVICGNPLDEISLAFQKEFDVPFASQNGDCPLFPEVWALVSSQAGASLACAEALVRGDATVAMNWAGGMHHAAAAHASGFCFVNDIVLCIRRLLRHYQRVLYVDLDVHHGDGVEGAFYGNHRVMTLSLHQFGNGFFPGTGDYPTRETADSFAINVPLPTRTGDAAYLLSFRTALSSVVQCFDPEAMVVQCGADTIAGDLIGRLCVTTLAHTQCVADVLSLERPTVLLGGGGYHVFHTARCWAIHTATALGRTAAQLPLYIPRTDPYYMDYRRECTPKRPTLHVFLDPDVDDPLPLGDSLAFWRQLCRSIQWQMRTARLVRQGFSRTVQLCRQRRAALLRQFATQEAGRDSGIGVSASKRQRSANVTDRDAKEGGGGQSGLGVMVAEEECT from the coding sequence ATGTCATCTCCGGAGCAGCTTCCCGCGCTCTCAGCGGGGGGGTCACCGTCGTCGGGAGGGGCTTCCTCGCATCACTCACCGCACGAAGCATCGCTCCCGTTTCCCGCTTCGGCGATTACCGGCGACGCCTCTGCGGAGTCTCCGCGCGCGTCGTCGGTGCCACCGTCTTCAACAGCAAGCGAGGAGAGCGCAGCAACATCGCCACTGGAGCGAAAGCCAgatgcagcggcgtcacgcCCTGGGAGACGGAAGGTGGTGTACTTTGTAGATCACTCCGTCACTGCCATAGCCTATGCGGAGGGTCATTTGATGCGGCCgtctcgtgtgcgtgcgctgcacgcgcttGTTCATTCCCTGGGCCTCGACAGTGCAGAATACATGACTGTGTGTCATGCTCGtccggcgacggcggaggagatggggGCGTTTCACCGCAGCGCGTACTTGGAATGCCTGCGGCAGGCACCCGTGATTTGCGGGAATCCGCTGGACGAGATATCCCTAGCTTTTCAGAAGGAATTTGACGTCCCGTTCGCGTCTCAGAACGGCGACTGTCCTCTCTTTCCTGAGGTGTGGGCGCTGGTGTCCAGCCAAGCCGGCGCCTCGCTTGCCTGTGCAGAGGCCCTTGTACGCGGCGATGCCACGGTGGCGATGAACTGGGCAGGTGGCATGCatcacgccgctgccgcccacgCAAGCGGGTTCTGCTTTGTGAATGACATTGTGTTGTGCAtccgccggctgctgcggcactaCCAGCGCGTCCTCTACGTTGACCTTGACGTGCATCACGGGGACGGCGTGGAGGGGGCCTTTTACGGCAATCACCGCGTGATGACGCTCTCGCTGCACCAGTTCGGCAACGGCTTCTTCCCCGGCACCGGTGACTACCCGACGCGTGAGACGGCCGACAGCTTCGCCATCAACGTCCCGCTGCCCACGCGCACGGGAGACGCCGCGTACCTCTTGTCGTTCCGCACTGCACTGTCCAGCGTGGTTCAGTGCTTTGATCCGGAGGCGATGGTCGTGCAATGCGGCGCGGACACCATAGCGGGAGACCTCATTGGGCGGCTTTGCGTGACTACattggcgcacacgcagtgTGTGGCAGATGTGCTGTCGCTTGAGCGACCGACGGTACTGCTTGGTGGAGGGGGTTATCACGTGTTTCacacggcgcgctgctgggcgatccacaccgccaccgcgctaGGTCGCACAGCTGCGCAGTTGCCCTTGTACATCCCGCGCACAGACCCCTACTATATGGATTACCGGCGCGAATGCACACCGAAGCGTCCGACGCTGCATGTGTTTCTCGACCCTGACGTCGATGATCCGCTGCCGTTGGGGGACAGCTTGGCGTTCTGGCGTCAGCTCTGTCGCAGCATCCAGTGGCAGATGCGCACTGCCCGCCTTGTGCGGCAGGGGTTTTCTCGTACAGTACAGCTTTGCCGGCAGCGAAGGGCAGCGTTGCTGAGGCAGTTCGCTACGCAAGAGGCAGGGAGGGACTCGGGTATCGGTGTCAGCGCCTCTAAGCGCCAGCGGTCAGCAAATGTAACGGACCGCGATGCcaaggaggggggcggaggacAGAGTGGTCTCGGCGTGATGGttgcggaggaggagtgcaCTTAG